ATATAAATAGATATGGATTAACTATAGAATATATATGCATTATCACTAGAAAGAAAAAGCTAATTACAACCTGAAGTGGCAATGCAAGGAAATGCAATTATACAAGTGATGAGAAATATAATGAAGCATGTCTgtttaataaaaataaaataaaaatctacaaACAATGGAAACACATATACTAAATCAAGAAGCATGATTGCAGTTCTATCTATACATAAAAAAACATGAATGCTCCGAAGCAATGGACTTTACATCTGTACATCTACGAaacatggcaagagagtgaagcTCCATTGCATGGAAGAAGTATCTGTATGTAAGACACCTAGGAAGTATAGATGTAATGAAAAAATAATATGTACAGCGAGCAAGCATGGCAATAGATTGAAATCCAATCGTACATGCCAAGGATGGTAGATACAGCAGTACATAGGAAGCTACCTAGAAGCATGGAAGTAGATTGAAATTCTGCTGTACGTAGGAAGCATGAATGCATGAAGCAAAAAAGATTGCTATCACTATATAAACAAGGCGTACTGGAAGCACAAAAACATGAAGATGCAAAATAGCTTGCCACTGATATCGAGTGCAGAATTTATATTCTACAAACGTATCTCATCTAATCTAATTGGAGGTTTTGTGAGCTTACACCAACTAGAATTCTTCAAATACATGAATGATAACAGATTCACACAGATCCCACCGCTGGTGAATCTCCCAGCCACATCCTTTACGAAGACCTACACGGATGCCTAGATCGGCGACGACGCTGCAGCTAGGTAGGGATGTGATCAAATACATACTGTATCAGCTAGAAAATCCTTATTTTCGGGGTGGCAAAGTTGGGCAGTGATCCTGGAAATCTCCTCTGGAACTAAAAGGGATGTGATCAAATACATATCAGCTAGAACATCCTTATTTTCCGGGTGGCAAAGTTGGGCAGTGATCCTGGCAATCTCCTCTGGAACTGAAACAAGGAGCTCCCTGCGCATTGAGGCAGCAAAAGCAGTGATGGGCATTTGGTTCACCTTTGGTGTTACAATCCCTTGCGACACACCATTTTATGGTAAGTTTGCTCTCATCTAATGACGAGGCCACCATAGTCGCGTTGTCATGGCCATCTTCGTAGGTGCTCTTGGGGTCGGAGCGACCTGTTGCATATGACATTATATGGTTGTCAGTGCACAGTAGGCAAGTATCTTATGTACATAcagaaacaatagttttgaaagatAGTGGGCAGGCTGCAAGGATATAAGCAATATGATAGTGAAGATGTGCTTACATTGCCCAACCATGACAAGGCACCCGACAAAACAGCAACCACATAGACTACGCtgctcctcttcatattttcaatGAACTGTATACGAGATATGAGATAGTTAGAAGCAATCAGAGGCAATAACCACAATCCCCTCTCACCTCGGTATATATAGAGGGTAGGGCTGAAGTCGAGCCGAGTTCAGTCCGAGCCACGCTCTGGCTCGCTCTGTATGGGTGTCTTTGCTCGGTCCAGCCCAACCACCAGAAAACAATGCATCCCTTTACAGTGAGTAAACAGTAGCTTTTTTTGTGTGTCTTTTGTTGTTTTGATTGCAAATTAAGACTATATATTGAATATTTAGCAGTATATTAATTGCTAAAGAAATAGCAGATCAAGCACCATATATTGCTAATAATGATCAAAGTGTTGAAAACTAAGCATATACATCTTGATGttgtcaagtactccctccgttccaaaatataaagtTAGtaaaaagttgggtcatctattttggaacggagggagtacatgatttgGTGCTCTTCACCTCTGTGTTACAACCAATTAAAAATTGACAAGTCTATACTTCGGACTTCTGCAGACGCAAAAACATGTTGCAGTCACTGCAGTCTAGAGGCTAGAGACTAGCACAGTTTAGCATTTCATTCTTGAGCAGATAAAGCTAGCAGCAAGAACGAAACTACCAGATGCCAGGTGATGTATCATCAACCCAGTCAAGTTACAACCAGGCTTCCTATGTTAAAATGAGAAGCAAATATTCTCAAGCACATGtacagaagtactccctccgtcccataatgtaagacattttttaaaactacactaatgtcaaaaaaacgtcttacattatgagacaaaGGGAGTAAGAATCAAAAGCTTCACTACTTGACACCATGTACATCTCCTACCCAAGCTGCACAAGCCTCTGCTCTGTGGCGGCTCTACTCTTGATCCGAGAAAAAAAGTGGGGGCACAGACGAACCTGAGGGGGCCGTTGGCGTCGTTATCGTGGGAGGGAAGGAAACTTCTTGAGTAGCTGTCGCTCGAATCAGCGAGGGGTTCGGGGCGCTTCCGCTTCCCTGAGATGTAGGGAAGTGGGCACTCGTTCTCGGGGAGCTGCTGGGACGTCTTCTCCCCTAATTGACCAGCGATTCCATAAGTTGAAAGGAGCATTGTTACATTCCATATATGTACAACAAAGAACGGCAGAACAACTATGCAATTTGAGATCGCAAAATTATAACTTTGTACTAAACaaaagtcacttattttgggatggagggagtatgcatTATGTGAGGGAGGCAACTAGATGGCGCGCGGGCGCCATCCCAATTTCCTGGCtcgtggcaaaaacatacccaaaatggaAAGGGGTCGGTCCATCATGTGATTCCCACCCCTGCACGTGTCCATACCCACACCATGCCCCCAGCTGATCCCCATCACGCACAGGCAAAAGCAAAACAGGGGACAAAATGCCACCACACAAGAAAGGGTGGAACAAACAGGAAAAAGAGGCGGCCATGGCGTCCTGAAGGTTAAGAGAAACAAAAACATAGAAGTCTTCACAACAAGTTATGCAAGCACAGGCGCAAACACAGAAATCTAGGTGTGTTTATTTTGTCACAACCCTGATCTGTAGCAACACTCGTAGTATTCTGATCTGTTTGGCAGAAGACACAGGAATCTCAAAAAATATCCTCCTACCTCTCCCCTTGATTTGATTCTTCAAAGATTCTGGGTACAAGGTCTTTAGAAACTTGAAGCCAGAATTGTCGATTCGTTTTGCCTGTGAGCGATCCTGACCTGCATATATGCATAGGAAATGTTAGGTTGGCTTGTGCACAACTGAATTGTAATAAGTTGCTTCACATATAGTTGGTTTATAAGTAAaaatattgttggttgcttgccttTCACGACAAAATGACCTATATGTTCCCCAGATAGTACTATGCCAGTTTGTTTGTGTGAGAACTTTTTAGAATGCACCATTTTTGTGTGGAAAAAGCAACTTTACTCTAAAATCCAGATTTATAAATGGATCATCTTAACATGAAATGCAAATTAACATGCTTGTGGCCTAGGCAATGTACTATACCATCTAGGCAAGCTAAATTAGATTGTTCCAGCTACTACATTACTGGAAAGAAAACTGATATGCCCCAGTAGTAAAAATTACCAATTCAGACAAGGATCCTCTTTGTGCTATTGTGGAACATGGAAAACTTGCTACAAAAATCTGGTGCAAGACACAGCTACTGCATCTTAAATAAGACAATGGATAAGCTACATTATTGCTGGACTGTGGAGAAGAAACTTTACTATGCTAAGTAAGGAACAAAGAAAAGCAGAAAATATCAACGAAATGACTTGAGGAGTTGAGTAAAAATgccatatctatctatctatccatcTGCGTAGCAACAATCACAGATGAAAAGTAAGAGCGTTCTCTCAGAAAAATGCCTCATGTTGTCCCAAAGGTTTAATGGAATGTATTGTATCAGGCATCTGATCAGTGTTTTGTTTTTGCGGGTTAGGCATCTGATCAGTGTTGACCAACAAAGACCCAAAAACACAAAGTGAGCAACGACGCAGGCTCTTGCACGGACATACAGAGGATAAACGAAACCCTTGCTTCATTAACACTAAAAAGGTGGGAGAACTAGATGTATCAAATGGCCTGGAAAATCTACTGAGCACAAGTAGATTGCTTCTCTCTATCTGTTATATCTCTATCTCTTCTACCTCCATCTCTATCTACCTATCTACTTGCTTCATTGGCACACACAAAAATACAACAATGGCAGATCGCCATGAAGAGATAGACATAAGAAACTTGCTTCGCTGGCACAAACAAAGTGAGAGAGGACTTGCTTTATCAATTTGCCTGAGGAAAGCTACTTATATACCACAAGTAAATTGCATGTTTCGATGAAAACAAAATGCTACAACCAGTCTCACTAGAAAGCACAAAAAACATGCCCCCTCGCGCTAAGAGAGCAGTTTTTTGTAGGTCGAGCTACATGGCACCCACTACCTTAACCATTCAAATGTTTGCTCAGGTGCATCTGGATATGTGCACAGATTCACAAATAAGCTGCTGCACCAGGCGGTCACCGCTTAATAGTCTGACGCCTACCAGGGTACAGTACACGCCATGATATACCATGTGCTGCTGCATGCATTTGTCCACAAGCAACGCACAGCATCCCAAGCTTTTGTCTTGCAGCATCTGTCTTGTGCTACAGTGAAAGAGAGGGACAGGGATGACATGCATTTAAATATTTGCCAATAGTGATGAGTGATAATCTGACGTTTTATCTAGAGCTTGTTTTTTTATTGACGTTTTAAcatattttgtgtgtgtgaaataTCTGACATTTTATCCAACAATGATTCAGTCATGTACTTAAAATACAACGAAGATAATCTTGCTTCGTCCTATGATCGCTGTACTATACGTGGATGCTTTGTTTTATCGCAGATGGATGTGGGGGCGGCTGATAAGACGCAACAGAGATAAATGTGACAGGCGTCAGCGGTGGGAGGACCCACAAGGACTAGCATACAGGGCTATTCCTTCTTTGGATTACTGTTACCTAGACAGGACAGCGCCTGCAAAGGATGTTGCATGAAACAGCTACGCGCACATGTTGCTCTTTTCCTGCACCAATCACGAAGCAAGCCAACGGTCCAGATAAGAGGGACCGTGTAGCTTGCGCTAGGAAGGAACTTTGCGCTCGCGCTAATCCTCACCTGTCTTCTGGAGGTGTTTGTGAGCATGCCCCTTGACGGTAAAAACATTGGCTAAAAAAACATTCCCCAAAAATCTACGTACTGTAATTCGTAAGAATGAACAAGGGGTGCTCCACTCCCTCCTCAGCAAGAATCGTAAGAAAACGAGCGCTTCTAATCGATGAACGGGTGCTCTGCTCACGGCCACCCTTCTAAATCGGCCAAGAGAGTGGCTCTGGTCCTTGCGCAGCTACTGAATGGGGGTAAACTGCCGAATCAACGCGAGAAAATCGTCTGGCCCCTTTCGAATCTGGCCCCGTGGAGCGCGCGCATACCTGAGGTTTGGTCATCGGCGGCAGGCAGGCTGGGTCGATGCTGCGCTCCTCCTTTCGCCGGCGCCCCCCGTTCCGCGGGCTCCATCCAATCCAGTTGCCCCTCCCCTCAAACGTCTAGCGCCGCCGCGACCGCCCTGCTTCGCTTCTCTCCCCTCTCCATCTTCCCCTGCCTTGAGTGACCCAAGCAGCGCCACCGAGGCCACGCCCGCCTTCTGATTTATGTGCTCGTCTTCCTTTCTCTGCCTCCACACGAGCTCCGCTGGAAAACCCTAGCAATGGGGAATTTCGTGCTCacttattagagcatctccaatcttCAATACATGATGTACTAGTATTCATTAAGGATGGTGATTTTTTTAAAGATCCGCCGCCTCAACCGTTAGATCCAGCAGAATCCAACGATACCCATTCATCGCAATAAAGACGATGTTTCAAAACCTTTTGCAAGAAAGCTCATATTGCACAGGTTTCGGCCCCAAACGCATAAAAATTTAAAGTTTATTTTCCCGCTACCAAAAAACACCACAGTTCGGCGACCATCATGCCACAGGTCGGCGATCATTATAGCCAAAATCCTGCAATCAAAATGGTAGGAACTATAGACATGAAGCTCATCAAACAGCAGGCTCCTCTGCCACAGGGCTGGCCGAGGTCGGCATCGACGAGGGCACAACTTCAACAGTGCTCGGGCTCGGGGTCGGCATGGACGTAACTTCAGTGCTCGGGCTCGGAATCGGCGTGGGCACAACTTCAATGCTTGGGGTCAGCGTGGGCGTAGGAGAGGTGGTCGTCGCCGGTCCCTACATCTGGTTCAAGATGAGGCCTCACTCCGCTAGGTACCACGCCTTCACCTGCTCGTCCATCGTCGACGTGTCTCCCCCCATCAAGAACGCCAGgttggtgttcctcttcttcgcggcgacgttggtcctGAGAAGGTTGAGCTTGGCGTCCTGTTTtgtcatcaacgccgaccacctcACATCGGATTTCTCCTTCCTCTTGGCGGCGTTGTTCTTGCCATCGGCGATGCATTGCTCGATCGACGATTGCAGTCGTTCAGCACCGGGTGCCGCGTCCCTCGCTACCTTGGCTCCTTTGTTGCCATCAGGGCGCCCTTCTGCCATCGCTGAGGCAGGCGCGTCCGGGTTGTAGGCGTCCTTCGCCTTGGCGAGAGCGAGACGGACCTTCGTCCATTTCTCGCACGACTCGATCCTGGTGAACACATGAAGGAACTTGAACTCTTGGTTGTTGTTGTCCTAGCGAAACATGTTGAACATCCGAACCATCTGCACAACCGAGGAAAAAGTGTCAGTGAAGTACACATCAACGGGCTGGGCCGGTGAACGATGGCCATACCTGACCCTCGACTTTGGTGCCGCTTTCCGGGCGAGCCGCGGGCTCCTCTTGAATCACATGCCACTGGTTGCAGGCCGTCTGGATGGTCGCCCAGTGATTCGGCATGGCCTTCGCGCCGCTGTCCATGTGGATGTTGGCGAAGTCGGGGTCGACCAACTTGCGGTTGTCGAACGCCATCTTAATCTTTCTCCAGTACGTGTCGGCATTCTGATTGGAGCCAGTGATCGGGTCGATGCTGAGGgtcttccatgcttcggcgagggacTCCCTTCCTTGGACTTCCACTTGACGCGAGGCTCGCCTGGCCTGGTGGTGGCCGCCTGCATTTTCTTTCTCCCTTTGGGCGCCGGCTCCACCTTCGTCGGttcttcctcctccacctcctcctcggcatcgTCGAGCTCGTCTTCCATGTCGACAGCAGCGTCCAGAGTTTCATCTTGCATGCAGAAACCAAGGCATGAAGGGGCAGCGATGGAGCCGCTCGTGATGATCTCGTCCATGTCGGCGTCGGTGCCGCTGAACGGTGTCACCGAGATATGTGTGAAGGGTAGGGCGCCACGACGCAGAGGCAGCGCAGGCGAACCTGAGTAGgtcggcggcgagtagttgtactgGGTGTTCAGGCCGGCGGCGAACGCGGGGgagggagtgttggggaacgtagtaatttcaaaaaatttcctacgcacacgcaagatcatggtgatgcatagcaacgagaggggagagtgttgtctacgtatcctcgtagaccgaagcggaagcgttgacgcaacgtagaggaagtagtcgtacgtcttcccggtccaaccgatccaagcaccgttactccggcacctccgagttcttggcacacgttcagctagatgacgctccccaggctccgatccagcaaagcttcggggaggagttccgtcagcatgacggcgtggtgaaaatcttgatgttcaaccgtcgcagggcttcgcctaagcaccactacaatatgat
The sequence above is a segment of the Triticum dicoccoides isolate Atlit2015 ecotype Zavitan chromosome 1A, WEW_v2.0, whole genome shotgun sequence genome. Coding sequences within it:
- the LOC119292382 gene encoding uncharacterized protein LOC119292382 encodes the protein MEPAERGAPAKGGAQHRPSLPAADDQTSGQDRSQAKRIDNSGFKFLKTLYPESLKNQIKGRGEKTSQQLPENECPLPYISGKRKRPEPLADSSDSYSRSFLPSHDNDANGPLSSLKI